In the genome of Paenibacillus antri, one region contains:
- a CDS encoding EAL domain-containing protein: protein MNTDESVINILMVDDRPENLLALEAIIERDDYRLIKASSGEEALKCLLKYDFAVILLDVQMPGIDGFATAKIIKAREKTKNIPIIFITANYMDSNHIFTGYSVGAIDYILKPFDPIVLKAKVEGFVDLYKLNQKLLRQSEALAEKSKEVERANAELRVSEALANVISGTSIDSMLVMDGRGMILRANPAVETMFGYSETEMVGDTVFSLFPDESSRKIVASALEAVARMDLAPSIEPHAEMVATRKEGSAFPAEVQFGSRYVSDRCIVACTIRDVTKKKRDQETIAHMAYHDGLTQLPNRRRFNERLAEALHAAKRSAGNLSMMYLDMDRFKYVNDSLGHAIGDKLLKEVADRLAGCMRAGDFAARIGGDEFSVLLPDTNRETALECAERILEAFQKPIHLDQYELFVTTSIGISVFPYDGDDAQQLMKNADAALYRAKEQGKNRYKVFHTGMNLSSYRNFMLQNELRKAIEREELRLVYQPRIDVKTGAVTSAEALLRWKHPNWGTVLPSEFIPLAEESGQMAELGEWVLRTASKQSVDWQRAGIAPIRVAVNFSAHQFLHRDAGERIRRILEQNELRPELLEIEITETALMGNEESVTRTLRQLKSAGIAVSIDDFGTGYSSLNYLRRFPVDSIKIDKSFVQDLCKSASDSTPFVQAIVSLAQSLRMTVVAEGVETEGQLSKLRALHCDEFQGYLFCPPVEAADFEAFLVRSQAPKTDKTDGTNDPAVAQERLHVVRDEPSESQNQEILNRALLHTKETYSISPREFDVFHLMVNGFNNKEISDKLFISEHTVKNHITHIFQKLNVNDRVQAMAKIYQTCIDEGKAVRANRKSG, encoded by the coding sequence ATGAACACCGATGAATCCGTGATAAATATTTTGATGGTGGACGACCGCCCCGAAAATTTGCTCGCGCTGGAAGCGATCATCGAACGGGACGACTATCGGCTCATCAAGGCGTCCTCCGGCGAGGAAGCGCTGAAGTGCCTCTTGAAATACGACTTCGCCGTCATCTTGCTCGACGTGCAGATGCCGGGCATCGACGGCTTCGCCACCGCGAAGATCATTAAGGCGCGGGAGAAGACGAAGAACATCCCGATCATTTTCATTACGGCCAATTACATGGATTCGAACCATATTTTCACCGGCTATTCCGTCGGCGCGATCGACTATATTTTGAAGCCGTTCGATCCGATCGTGCTGAAGGCGAAGGTCGAGGGATTCGTAGATTTATATAAGCTGAATCAGAAGTTGCTTCGCCAGAGCGAGGCGCTCGCCGAGAAGTCGAAGGAGGTCGAGCGAGCGAACGCGGAGCTGCGCGTCTCCGAAGCGCTGGCGAACGTCATCAGCGGCACGTCGATCGATTCGATGCTCGTCATGGACGGACGCGGGATGATCCTGCGGGCGAATCCTGCGGTCGAAACGATGTTCGGTTATAGCGAAACGGAGATGGTCGGCGACACCGTCTTCTCGTTGTTTCCGGACGAGTCCTCGCGGAAGATCGTCGCGTCCGCGCTCGAAGCCGTCGCCCGGATGGATCTCGCGCCTTCGATCGAACCGCACGCGGAGATGGTCGCGACGCGGAAGGAAGGAAGCGCCTTCCCTGCGGAGGTTCAATTCGGCAGCCGGTACGTGTCGGACCGCTGCATCGTCGCATGTACGATTCGAGACGTTACGAAGAAGAAGCGCGACCAAGAGACGATCGCGCATATGGCGTATCACGACGGGCTGACGCAGCTGCCGAATCGCAGAAGGTTCAACGAGCGGTTAGCCGAAGCGCTGCACGCGGCCAAGCGGAGCGCCGGGAACTTGTCGATGATGTATTTGGACATGGATCGGTTTAAATATGTAAACGATTCCTTAGGACACGCGATCGGCGACAAGCTGCTGAAGGAGGTCGCCGACCGGCTGGCGGGCTGCATGCGCGCGGGCGACTTCGCGGCCCGAATCGGCGGCGACGAATTCAGCGTACTGCTGCCGGACACGAACCGGGAGACCGCGCTCGAATGCGCCGAACGAATTCTCGAAGCGTTCCAGAAGCCGATCCACCTCGACCAGTACGAATTGTTCGTGACGACCAGCATCGGCATCAGCGTCTTCCCGTACGACGGCGACGACGCGCAGCAGCTGATGAAGAACGCGGACGCGGCGCTCTATCGCGCGAAGGAGCAAGGGAAGAACCGGTACAAGGTGTTTCATACCGGCATGAACTTAAGCTCTTATCGAAACTTCATGCTGCAGAACGAATTGCGCAAGGCGATCGAGCGCGAGGAGCTCAGGCTCGTCTACCAGCCGCGGATCGACGTCAAGACCGGGGCGGTGACGAGCGCGGAGGCGCTGCTTCGATGGAAGCATCCGAATTGGGGCACCGTGCTGCCTTCGGAATTCATCCCGCTCGCCGAGGAGAGCGGACAGATGGCCGAGCTCGGCGAGTGGGTGCTGCGGACGGCCAGCAAGCAGAGCGTGGATTGGCAGCGGGCCGGCATCGCGCCGATCCGCGTCGCGGTGAACTTCTCGGCCCATCAGTTCCTGCATCGGGACGCGGGCGAGCGGATCCGGCGCATTCTCGAACAGAACGAGCTGCGTCCCGAGCTGCTGGAGATCGAGATTACGGAGACGGCGCTCATGGGGAACGAGGAGAGCGTAACGAGAACGCTGCGGCAGTTGAAGTCGGCCGGCATCGCCGTCAGCATCGACGACTTCGGAACGGGCTACTCGTCCTTGAACTACTTGCGGCGCTTCCCCGTCGATTCGATCAAGATCGACAAGTCGTTCGTGCAAGATTTGTGCAAGAGCGCGTCCGACAGCACGCCGTTCGTGCAGGCGATCGTCTCGTTGGCGCAGAGCCTGCGCATGACCGTCGTCGCGGAAGGCGTAGAGACGGAGGGGCAGCTAAGCAAGCTGCGAGCGCTGCATTGCGACGAGTTCCAAGGATACTTGTTCTGCCCTCCCGTCGAGGCGGCCGACTTCGAAGCGTTCTTGGTCCGTTCTCAAGCGCCGAAGACGGACAAGACGGACGGAACGAACGATCCCGCCGTCGCGCAGGAGCGGCTGCACGTCGTTCGGGACGAGCCGTCGGAAAGCCAAAACCAGGAAATTCTGAACCGGGCGCTCCTTCATACGAAAGAGACGTACTCGATTTCCCCCCGGGAATTCGATGTGTTCCATTTGATGGTAAACGGGTTCAACAATAAGGAAATTTCGGATAAGTTGTTTATCAGCGAGCATACGGTGAAGAACCATATTACGCACATTTTCCAGAAGCTCAACGTCAACGATCGCGTCCAGGCGATGGCGAAAATTTATCAGACGTGCATCGACGAAGGGAAAGCGGTTCGAGCGAACCGAAAGTCCGGGTAG
- a CDS encoding response regulator, translated as MKIKTKLMLGLSALPVLFVLLVVVGWIQNATLKTMSASLKADYDTAFLAEQIHRQVKNEAIYLRNMALFQDDASIDKEIELLQAESESVVTGLAMLQSMVETPEQRALVERVHDVNHEFIEYKDEVVRHFAEGRRAEGVALINDRGHEIHDRFFEAISKLTDDLESQMESALTEVPRDFQRNLFILGMAALLGVVLTAASLYKRVWTVAVRLNRVSGIIASVADGTSDLRTIIEATSEDEIDDVARSFNRMASSLAEQRERERDEHWLKSNVAEITGLLTGARDMEAVAKSFLSKAVPAVEGCHAVFYAKETEALRDEPALKLMASYAFKERKHLANTFSMGEGLIGQAALENAPILLTSVPPDYVTVRSGLGEAPPMNVYVLPISFKEEVLAVVEIASFKSFTPIQQEFLEEMRSHLGIILDSVASRIRLAAMLEQSQVLTEELQVQSEELQSQQEELRATNEELEEQTLALRRSEEKLQAQQEELEQTNAELKEKAERLELQNKRFEETNKEIEIARVGLVEQARQLALSSKYKSEFLANMSHELRTPLNSLLILSKLLSDNNGGNLTEKQIEYAKIIYSSGSDLLALINDILDLAKIESGKMDAAPSDVRLAELAEFAEASFRAVASEKGLGFRVVLRDGLPETVYSDERRLQQVLRNLLSNAFKFTHEGDVALEIGVADRGKRAIAFSVADTGIGIAEDKQELIFQAFQQADGTTSRKYGGTGLGLSICREIAELLGGEIVVESREGEGSVFTFYVGDYEGTDDARNLAQAAVEAAAAVEGAKLPQTPSAVEPTPNPVPLPRVPHIKKLLIVDDDVRQRSSLMELLGGKDVIIKAVSTGKEALEQLKVDTFDCMVLDLGLTDTTGFELLETIKTDESQEQVTVFIYTGRDLSSKEEIQLKKYAHTIIIKDSHSPERLMDELELFLSSGASRAEASSGLDAEAIERRSGLEGKRVLLIDDDVRNVFALSSALEAQGMDVAFAENGAEGLELLERSPPFDIVLTDIMMPEMDGYETIRRLRAKPAFERLPVIALTAKAMREDRERCLEVGASDYIAKPVDPAQLLSLMKVWVYPEGDA; from the coding sequence ATGAAAATTAAAACGAAGTTAATGCTGGGGCTCAGCGCGCTGCCCGTTCTCTTCGTGCTGCTGGTCGTCGTCGGCTGGATTCAAAACGCGACTTTGAAGACCATGAGCGCCTCCTTGAAGGCGGATTACGACACCGCGTTTCTCGCCGAGCAAATACATCGACAAGTGAAAAACGAAGCGATCTACTTGCGGAATATGGCGTTATTCCAAGACGATGCGTCCATCGACAAGGAAATCGAGCTGCTGCAAGCGGAGAGCGAGTCCGTCGTGACCGGGCTCGCGATGCTCCAATCGATGGTGGAGACGCCCGAGCAGCGGGCGCTCGTGGAGCGGGTGCATGACGTAAACCACGAGTTCATTGAATACAAGGACGAAGTGGTGCGGCATTTCGCCGAAGGCCGGCGCGCCGAAGGCGTCGCGTTGATCAACGATCGGGGACATGAGATCCACGATCGGTTTTTCGAAGCGATCTCGAAGCTGACGGACGATCTGGAGTCGCAGATGGAGAGCGCCCTCACCGAAGTTCCGCGCGACTTCCAACGCAACTTGTTCATCCTCGGCATGGCGGCGCTCCTAGGCGTCGTGTTGACCGCGGCTTCCTTGTACAAGCGGGTATGGACGGTCGCCGTGCGGCTGAACCGCGTATCCGGCATCATCGCGAGCGTCGCCGACGGAACGTCGGATCTTCGGACGATAATCGAAGCGACGTCGGAAGACGAGATCGACGACGTCGCCCGTTCGTTCAATCGTATGGCCTCGTCGCTCGCGGAGCAGCGGGAGCGGGAGCGGGACGAGCATTGGCTCAAGTCCAACGTCGCGGAAATCACAGGGCTCCTCACGGGCGCGCGCGATATGGAAGCCGTCGCCAAGTCGTTCCTCTCCAAGGCGGTGCCGGCGGTGGAGGGCTGTCATGCGGTGTTTTACGCGAAGGAAACGGAGGCGCTTCGGGACGAACCCGCATTGAAATTGATGGCGTCGTACGCGTTCAAGGAACGGAAGCATCTCGCCAACACGTTCTCGATGGGCGAAGGGTTGATCGGACAAGCCGCCTTGGAAAATGCCCCCATCCTCCTCACCTCCGTGCCGCCGGATTACGTCACCGTACGCTCCGGGTTGGGCGAAGCGCCTCCGATGAACGTATACGTATTGCCGATCAGCTTCAAGGAAGAAGTGCTCGCGGTCGTCGAGATCGCTTCCTTCAAGTCGTTCACGCCGATCCAGCAAGAGTTCTTGGAGGAGATGAGGTCTCATCTGGGGATCATTCTCGACAGCGTCGCGAGCCGCATTCGATTGGCGGCCATGCTGGAGCAGTCGCAAGTGCTGACGGAGGAGCTGCAAGTTCAGTCCGAGGAGCTCCAGTCCCAGCAGGAAGAGCTGCGCGCGACGAACGAAGAGCTCGAGGAGCAGACGCTGGCGCTCAGACGATCCGAGGAGAAGCTTCAGGCGCAGCAAGAGGAGCTGGAGCAGACGAACGCCGAACTGAAGGAAAAGGCGGAACGGCTGGAACTGCAGAACAAGCGGTTCGAAGAGACGAACAAGGAGATCGAGATCGCCCGAGTCGGTCTGGTCGAGCAGGCGAGACAGCTCGCCCTCAGCTCCAAGTACAAATCCGAATTTCTGGCGAATATGTCGCACGAGCTGCGCACCCCGTTGAACAGCTTGTTGATCTTGTCCAAGCTGCTGTCCGACAACAACGGGGGGAACCTGACGGAGAAGCAGATCGAATACGCGAAAATCATATATTCCTCCGGCAGCGACCTGTTGGCGCTCATTAACGACATTCTGGATTTGGCCAAGATCGAATCCGGGAAGATGGACGCGGCGCCGAGCGACGTCCGTCTCGCGGAACTGGCGGAATTCGCCGAGGCGAGCTTCCGCGCGGTCGCGAGCGAGAAGGGGCTCGGGTTCCGGGTCGTCCTGCGGGACGGTCTGCCGGAGACGGTCTACAGCGACGAGCGTCGGCTGCAGCAGGTGCTTCGGAACTTATTGTCGAACGCGTTCAAGTTCACGCACGAAGGCGACGTCGCGCTCGAGATCGGCGTCGCCGACAGGGGGAAGCGGGCGATCGCCTTCTCCGTCGCCGATACCGGCATCGGCATCGCCGAGGACAAGCAGGAGCTGATCTTCCAAGCGTTCCAGCAAGCCGACGGGACGACGAGCCGCAAGTACGGCGGGACGGGGCTGGGGCTGTCCATCTGCCGGGAAATCGCCGAGCTCTTAGGCGGAGAGATCGTCGTAGAGAGCCGAGAAGGCGAGGGGAGCGTCTTTACGTTCTACGTAGGCGATTACGAAGGGACGGACGACGCGCGGAATCTCGCGCAAGCCGCGGTCGAGGCGGCCGCGGCGGTCGAGGGCGCCAAGCTTCCTCAGACGCCGTCCGCCGTCGAACCGACGCCGAATCCCGTTCCGCTTCCGCGGGTCCCTCACATCAAGAAGCTGCTGATCGTCGACGACGACGTTAGGCAGCGCAGCAGCTTAATGGAGCTGCTCGGCGGCAAAGACGTCATCATTAAGGCCGTGTCGACGGGCAAGGAAGCGCTCGAGCAGCTGAAGGTCGATACGTTCGACTGTATGGTGCTCGATCTGGGGCTGACGGACACGACGGGCTTCGAGCTGCTCGAGACGATCAAGACGGACGAATCGCAGGAGCAGGTGACCGTATTTATTTATACGGGCCGCGACTTGTCGTCGAAAGAGGAAATTCAACTGAAGAAATACGCGCATACGATCATTATTAAGGACTCCCATTCCCCCGAGCGGCTGATGGACGAACTGGAGCTGTTCCTCTCCTCCGGCGCGAGCCGTGCGGAAGCGTCGTCCGGGCTAGACGCGGAAGCGATCGAACGTCGATCGGGGCTGGAAGGGAAGCGGGTGCTGCTCATCGACGACGACGTAAGGAACGTGTTCGCGCTGTCGAGCGCGCTCGAGGCCCAGGGCATGGACGTCGCGTTCGCGGAAAACGGGGCGGAAGGGCTTGAGCTGTTGGAACGGAGCCCGCCGTTCGACATCGTACTGACGGACATCATGATGCCGGAGATGGACGGCTACGAGACGATTCGGCGGCTGCGGGCGAAGCCGGCGTTCGAGCGGCTGCCGGTCATCGCGCTCACCGCGAAGGCGATGCGGGAGGATCGGGAGCGATGCCTCGAGGTCGGGGCGTCGGATTATATCGCGAAGCCCGTCGATCCGGCGCAGCTGCTTTCCTTGATGAAGGTGTGGGTATACCCGGAAGGGGATGCGTGA
- a CDS encoding CheR family methyltransferase yields MENAEKDLERIEIELLLQGLYAWCGYDYRDYAYPSIRRRVRYRMQAEKTPTVTALLDKLLHDPECLRRLIADFSINVTEMFRDPSFFAAFREKVVPALRTYPSIRIWHAGCATGEEVYSMAIILHEEGLYEKSTIYATDVNANALKIAKAGVFPLSDMKKFTGNYMKSGGKGAFSDYYHVSDNGVKFDSRLTKNVVFAQHNLVTDGSFNEFNVIFCRNVLIYFNKALQEKVHTLFYESLGLFGILGLGDKETIAYTRYADRFEDVHRGEKLYRKVK; encoded by the coding sequence ATGGAGAACGCGGAGAAGGATCTGGAACGGATCGAGATCGAGCTGCTGCTCCAGGGATTGTACGCCTGGTGCGGCTACGATTATCGGGATTACGCGTATCCCTCCATCCGCCGGCGGGTCCGGTACCGCATGCAAGCGGAGAAGACGCCGACCGTGACCGCGCTGCTGGACAAGCTGCTGCACGACCCCGAATGCTTGCGGCGGCTCATCGCGGACTTCTCCATCAACGTGACCGAGATGTTCCGCGATCCGTCGTTTTTCGCCGCGTTCCGGGAGAAGGTCGTGCCGGCGCTGCGGACGTATCCGTCGATCCGGATTTGGCACGCGGGCTGCGCGACGGGCGAAGAAGTATACTCGATGGCGATTATTCTCCATGAAGAAGGGCTGTACGAAAAATCGACGATCTACGCGACGGACGTGAACGCGAATGCGCTCAAGATTGCGAAAGCCGGCGTCTTCCCGCTGTCCGATATGAAGAAGTTCACCGGCAATTATATGAAGTCCGGGGGGAAGGGAGCCTTTTCCGATTACTACCATGTCTCGGACAACGGGGTCAAATTCGATTCGCGCCTGACGAAGAACGTGGTGTTCGCGCAGCATAACTTAGTGACCGACGGCTCGTTCAACGAATTCAACGTCATCTTCTGCAGGAACGTGCTGATTTACTTCAATAAGGCGCTGCAGGAGAAGGTGCATACGCTGTTTTATGAAAGCTTGGGCTTATTCGGCATCCTCGGCCTCGGGGACAAGGAGACGATCGCGTACACGAGGTACGCGGATCGCTTCGAGGACGTGCACCGCGGAGAGAAGCTGTACAGGAAAGTGAAGTAA
- a CDS encoding aspartyl-phosphate phosphatase Spo0E family protein, protein MTVADKMERLRAAMIRAHGALGALTHPDVVAISRQLDDVVMEFYRIDLARKRAVPTTDIK, encoded by the coding sequence ATGACAGTCGCGGACAAGATGGAGCGCCTTCGGGCCGCGATGATCCGGGCGCACGGCGCCCTCGGAGCGCTGACCCACCCGGACGTCGTGGCGATCAGCCGACAGTTGGACGACGTCGTGATGGAATTTTACCGAATCGACCTGGCAAGGAAACGCGCGGTGCCGACTACGGACATCAAATAA
- a CDS encoding EAL domain-containing protein produces the protein MDNGNLSSIRLLDALRTAVGDGQLKVYYQPRVDIRTGDVVGAEALLRWSHPTLGSISPAAFIPIAEETGLILPIGEWTLRQACAQAAAWRTAGFDRLVVSVNLSPRQFAQGDVVDTVWSILRETELPPQQLELEITESITMDVESAIATLNRLKRLGVRISVDDFGTGYSSLSYLKRFPLHTLKIDKTFIRECTKDENDATIVRTIIAMAHNLNLRVVAEGVETKEQLVFLQRHLCDEAQGFLFQRPVPPEELVEQLEELPAIVTKLGVGAAFTEKMLMREQLRNARRDLEETLRMQQGLTFKFKKVEDRFVITLCGGQLLRRFGVDAEAVVGKTVEEIAAPDEVAPLYAQYQRAWDGEEEVTFEAKVLGVWCLASLTPIRRGGVVVEVVGSAIDISERKRAEEALNRVHKQYELIVENVTDLISVFDADGDLTYASPSHLRLLGYTPESLLGMDVQELVHPEDVSGMATSFEEGIKMKSEFQCRSRFRHKDGIWVLVEVRGMPVMDDDGRLLQMVTVSRPVHR, from the coding sequence ATGGACAACGGGAACCTCTCCTCGATCCGCTTATTGGACGCGCTTCGAACCGCCGTGGGCGACGGCCAACTTAAGGTTTACTACCAACCGAGGGTCGACATCCGAACGGGCGACGTCGTCGGCGCGGAAGCGCTCCTGCGGTGGAGCCACCCGACGCTCGGTTCGATCTCGCCGGCGGCGTTCATCCCGATCGCCGAAGAGACCGGCTTGATCCTGCCGATCGGGGAGTGGACGCTGCGCCAGGCGTGCGCCCAAGCCGCGGCTTGGAGAACGGCCGGCTTCGACCGGCTCGTCGTATCGGTGAACCTGTCGCCCCGGCAATTCGCGCAAGGCGACGTGGTGGATACGGTATGGTCGATCCTGCGGGAGACCGAGCTGCCTCCGCAGCAGCTCGAACTGGAAATTACGGAGAGCATCACGATGGACGTCGAGTCCGCGATCGCGACGCTGAACCGGTTGAAGCGGCTCGGCGTGCGGATCAGCGTGGACGACTTCGGCACGGGGTACAGCTCGCTCTCGTACCTGAAGCGATTCCCGCTGCACACGCTGAAGATCGACAAGACGTTCATCCGGGAATGCACGAAGGACGAGAACGACGCCACGATCGTGCGGACGATCATCGCGATGGCCCATAACCTGAACCTTCGGGTGGTGGCGGAAGGGGTCGAGACGAAGGAACAGCTCGTGTTCCTTCAGCGACACCTTTGCGACGAGGCGCAAGGCTTTCTTTTTCAACGACCGGTGCCTCCGGAAGAATTGGTGGAACAGCTGGAAGAGCTGCCGGCGATCGTAACGAAGCTGGGCGTCGGAGCGGCGTTCACCGAGAAGATGCTCATGCGGGAGCAGCTGCGGAACGCTCGAAGGGATTTGGAGGAGACGCTCCGGATGCAGCAGGGATTGACGTTCAAGTTTAAGAAGGTCGAGGATCGGTTCGTCATCACGTTATGCGGCGGGCAATTGCTGCGTCGGTTCGGCGTCGATGCCGAAGCAGTCGTCGGCAAGACGGTCGAAGAAATCGCCGCGCCCGATGAGGTCGCCCCGCTCTATGCGCAGTATCAGAGAGCCTGGGACGGGGAGGAAGAGGTCACTTTCGAGGCGAAGGTTCTGGGCGTGTGGTGCCTCGCCTCGTTAACGCCGATCCGCCGAGGCGGGGTCGTCGTCGAGGTGGTCGGCTCCGCCATCGATATATCCGAACGCAAGCGGGCCGAAGAGGCGCTGAATCGGGTGCATAAGCAGTACGAGCTCATTGTGGAAAACGTGACGGATCTCATTTCCGTTTTCGACGCGGACGGGGATTTGACATACGCCTCGCCGTCCCATCTTCGCCTTCTGGGCTATACGCCCGAATCGCTGCTCGGCATGGATGTGCAGGAGCTCGTCCATCCGGAGGACGTCTCGGGCATGGCTACGTCCTTCGAGGAAGGGATCAAGATGAAATCGGAGTTTCAATGCCGGTCGCGATTTAGGCATAAGGACGGAATCTGGGTTTTGGTGGAGGTGCGCGGCATGCCCGTCATGGACGACGACGGGAGGCTGCTGCAGATGGTGACCGTCTCGCGTCCCGTCCACCGATAA
- a CDS encoding NAD(P)-binding domain-containing protein translates to MQANRSLRGRAASVQRSERSGKMERENHFFANNVGGARMRVIGFIGLGTMGSPMALNLLNKGYEVVLYNRTRSVAETLAAGRPSASVAASPKEVAREADVVVTMLGDDAAVESIYYGANGLFGGLRAGMTLVDCSTVSPELSRRLAADMEEHLTDFLDAPVTGSKPAAESGTLLFMVGGREEALDGVRDVLSAMGRAVVHMGPSGAGSQTKLAHNAIVGINGAAVAEGLALAAKAGVDPAKFLDVVGSGGAASRFLELKKDKLLAGDFSNQFSLKFMLKDLKLASAFADELQVPTPVLSAAKELFQIGESRGLGELDFSSIARVFEEWIRVSVRGASVPADAAPVERTARQEPAAAAGKSDDRRRAPRVALNIPLHISVYQWEQEGSFSGQQIEATLYDLSESGLQVRSSFPLAVDMFVVIHFPQEADLPPITGKIIRVVPDRGAFRYGCMLSGLPPFVRLQLEEYLQGKATS, encoded by the coding sequence ATGCAAGCGAATCGATCATTGCGCGGACGAGCCGCATCTGTTCAACGCTCGGAAAGAAGTGGTAAGATGGAGCGAGAGAATCATTTTTTCGCGAATAACGTCGGAGGTGCTCGCATGCGGGTCATCGGATTTATCGGTCTGGGCACGATGGGTTCGCCCATGGCTTTGAACTTATTGAACAAGGGCTACGAGGTCGTCTTGTACAATCGCACGCGCAGCGTCGCCGAGACGCTCGCCGCGGGCCGCCCTTCCGCGTCGGTCGCCGCTTCGCCGAAGGAGGTCGCCCGGGAAGCCGACGTCGTCGTCACGATGCTCGGAGACGATGCGGCCGTCGAGTCGATCTATTACGGCGCCAACGGCCTGTTCGGTGGACTTCGCGCCGGCATGACGCTCGTCGACTGCAGCACGGTGTCCCCGGAGCTGAGCCGCCGCCTCGCCGCCGACATGGAAGAGCATCTCACGGACTTCCTCGACGCGCCCGTCACCGGCAGCAAGCCGGCCGCGGAGAGCGGTACGCTGCTCTTCATGGTCGGCGGCCGCGAGGAAGCGCTCGACGGCGTGCGCGACGTGCTGTCCGCCATGGGACGCGCCGTCGTTCACATGGGGCCGTCCGGCGCCGGCTCCCAGACGAAGCTCGCGCATAACGCGATCGTCGGCATCAACGGCGCCGCGGTGGCGGAAGGGCTCGCGCTGGCGGCCAAGGCCGGCGTCGATCCGGCCAAGTTCCTCGACGTCGTCGGCAGCGGCGGCGCCGCGAGCCGATTCCTCGAGCTGAAGAAGGACAAGCTGCTCGCGGGGGACTTCAGCAATCAATTTTCGCTGAAATTTATGCTGAAGGACTTGAAGCTCGCCTCCGCGTTCGCGGACGAGCTGCAGGTGCCTACGCCCGTCTTGTCCGCGGCGAAGGAGCTGTTCCAGATCGGCGAGAGCCGCGGGCTCGGCGAGCTCGACTTCTCTTCGATCGCGCGCGTCTTCGAGGAATGGATTCGCGTCTCCGTCCGCGGCGCGTCGGTCCCGGCGGACGCCGCGCCGGTCGAGCGGACCGCGAGGCAAGAGCCGGCGGCCGCCGCCGGGAAGAGCGACGACCGCCGCCGCGCGCCGCGCGTCGCCTTGAACATCCCGCTCCACATCTCCGTCTACCAGTGGGAGCAGGAAGGCTCCTTCTCGGGGCAGCAGATCGAAGCGACGCTGTACGACCTGTCCGAGAGCGGGCTGCAGGTACGGTCCTCGTTCCCGCTGGCGGTCGACATGTTCGTCGTCATCCACTTCCCGCAGGAAGCCGATCTGCCGCCGATCACGGGCAAGATCATCCGCGTCGTGCCGGACCGCGGCGCGTTCCGTTACGGCTGCATGCTGTCCGGCCTGCCGCCGTTCGTGCGGCTGCAGCTCGAGGAGTATTTGCAAGGCAAAGCGACATCGTAA